The following are encoded together in the Corynebacterium jeikeium genome:
- a CDS encoding response regulator transcription factor — MTMPNAQPVKVLVVDDEANISDLLKVSLKFQGFDVETADNGQDALALAATYKPDAFILDVMMPGMDGFTLLNKLRAAGHDAPALFLTAKDGVEDRIHGLTIGADDYVTKPFSLEEVITRLRVILRRVSSEDEQESSLITYEDITLDDDMHEVTKAGEIVELSPTEFKLLRYLLVNAEVVLSKAKILDHVWNYDFGGDGNVVESYVSYLRRKIDKEEPHLIQTVRGVGYVLRKPRA; from the coding sequence ATGACAATGCCAAACGCCCAGCCGGTGAAGGTCCTCGTCGTCGACGACGAGGCTAATATCTCGGACCTCCTTAAAGTAAGCCTGAAGTTTCAGGGATTCGACGTGGAAACGGCCGACAATGGCCAGGACGCGCTGGCGCTGGCGGCAACCTACAAGCCCGACGCCTTCATTCTGGACGTCATGATGCCCGGCATGGATGGCTTCACCCTCCTCAATAAGCTCCGCGCCGCAGGCCACGATGCCCCGGCACTGTTCCTTACCGCCAAGGACGGCGTGGAGGATCGAATCCACGGCCTTACTATCGGCGCCGATGATTATGTGACCAAGCCATTCAGCCTAGAAGAGGTCATTACCCGACTGCGCGTGATCCTGCGCCGGGTGTCCTCCGAAGATGAGCAGGAATCCAGCCTGATCACCTACGAGGACATCACTCTGGATGACGACATGCACGAGGTCACGAAGGCTGGCGAGATCGTCGAACTATCGCCCACGGAGTTCAAGCTGCTGCGCTACCTACTGGTCAACGCCGAAGTTGTGCTGAGCAAGGCGAAGATCCTGGACCACGTGTGGAACTACGACTTTGGCGGCGACGGCAACGTCGTCGAGTCTTATGTCTCCTACCTGCGGCGCAAGATCGACAAGGAAGAGCCTCACCTCAT